Proteins from a genomic interval of Rhizobium etli CFN 42:
- a CDS encoding Lrp/AsnC family transcriptional regulator has product MDDLDTELLSALRHNARISVSSLAAMTGASRATVAARIDRLVASGTIVGFTIRTGHETRSAGVRAIVMIEVLGKLADRVADQLRGLPQVRALHSTNGKWDFVAELEDRDLASFDETLRRIRLINGINSTETNILLKTSKTGF; this is encoded by the coding sequence ATGGACGATCTTGACACAGAACTTCTGAGCGCCCTGCGCCATAATGCCCGGATTTCCGTCTCCTCGCTGGCGGCGATGACCGGAGCATCGCGGGCAACGGTTGCCGCGCGTATCGACCGGTTGGTCGCCAGCGGCACCATCGTCGGCTTCACCATCCGCACCGGGCATGAAACGCGTTCCGCCGGCGTGCGCGCCATCGTCATGATCGAAGTGCTCGGCAAGCTTGCCGACAGGGTGGCCGATCAATTGAGGGGCCTGCCCCAGGTGCGCGCGCTCCACAGCACCAACGGCAAATGGGACTTCGTCGCCGAACTCGAGGATCGCGACCTTGCTTCCTTCGACGAGACGCTACGCCGCATCCGGCTGATCAACGGTATCAATTCGACCGAAACCAATATTCTGCTCAAGACGAGCAAGACGGGTTTCTGA
- the rocF gene encoding arginase yields MNVQSRSVTLIGAPLEEGSGRRGAAMGPAALRIAGVDQTLIDLGHDVADNGDLGIVPAMDLPNHPKAHNLRIVGAFTRALESSVHDVAAAGRFPLILGGDHSLSMGSVSGMARYAASKGRPLFVLWLDAHADFNSPATSPSGNIHGMPVAFFCGEAEFAEILPKDRPFVDPKNVFQVGIRSVDAREREEIHEHGVNVFDMRAIDEQGIGAIVRDILDVVAKADGLLHVSLDVDFLDPEIAPGVGTTVPGGATFREAHLVMEMLSDSGLVSSLDLVELNPFLDDRGKSARILVELTASLFGRRIFDRPTRAA; encoded by the coding sequence ATGAATGTCCAATCGCGATCTGTCACCCTCATCGGCGCACCATTGGAAGAGGGCTCCGGCCGCAGAGGCGCTGCCATGGGCCCTGCGGCGCTGCGCATTGCCGGTGTCGACCAGACGCTGATCGATCTCGGCCACGATGTCGCCGATAATGGCGATCTCGGTATCGTGCCGGCGATGGATCTGCCGAATCATCCGAAAGCCCACAATCTGAGGATCGTCGGCGCCTTCACCCGCGCGCTCGAAAGCAGCGTCCACGACGTCGCCGCCGCCGGCCGTTTTCCGCTCATTCTCGGCGGCGACCACAGCCTTTCCATGGGCAGCGTCTCCGGCATGGCCCGTTATGCCGCCAGCAAAGGCCGCCCACTCTTCGTGCTCTGGCTCGATGCCCATGCCGATTTCAACTCTCCGGCCACCTCGCCCTCCGGCAATATTCACGGCATGCCTGTCGCCTTCTTCTGCGGCGAGGCGGAGTTCGCCGAAATCCTGCCGAAGGACCGTCCCTTCGTCGATCCGAAAAATGTCTTCCAGGTCGGCATTCGTTCCGTCGATGCGCGCGAACGCGAGGAAATCCATGAACATGGCGTCAACGTCTTCGATATGCGCGCCATCGACGAGCAGGGCATCGGCGCCATCGTGCGGGACATTCTCGACGTCGTCGCCAAGGCGGACGGCCTGCTGCATGTCAGCCTCGATGTCGATTTCCTCGATCCCGAGATTGCCCCCGGCGTCGGCACGACGGTGCCCGGCGGCGCGACGTTCCGCGAGGCGCATCTTGTCATGGAAATGCTGTCTGACAGCGGCCTTGTGTCGTCGCTCGATCTCGTCGAGCTCAATCCGTTTCTCGACGATCGCGGCAAGAGCGCCCGCATCCTGGTGGAGTTGACGGCAAGCCTCTTCGGCCGCCGCATCTTCGATCGTCCAACCCGTGCCGCATAG
- the rocD gene encoding ornithine--oxo-acid transaminase translates to MNTSEKLIATEQRLGANNYKPLDVVLTRGEGVHVWDTDGNRYLDCLSAYSAVNQGHCHPKILAAMVEQAGRLTLTSRAFRNDQLAYLYEELAALTGSHKILPMNSGAEAVETAIKAVRKWGYEVKGVPEGQAEIIVCADNFHGRTLSIISFSTDPDARTGFGPYTPGFRTIPFGDAEAFAAAINSNTVAALIEPIQGEAGVIIPPAGYFSRIRELCTANNVTLILDEIQTGLGRTGKLLAEEHEGIEADVTLIGKALSGGFYPVSAVLSNSEVLGVLKPGQHGSTFGGNPLACAVARTALKVLVEEGMIENAAEMGDYFLEGLRSIRSNIVRDVRGRGLMMAIELEPEAGGARQYCHALKERGLLAKDTHDHTIRLAPPLVITREQVDWAVSQIEKTIG, encoded by the coding sequence ATGAACACTTCGGAAAAACTGATCGCCACAGAACAGCGACTCGGCGCCAACAATTACAAGCCGCTCGACGTGGTGCTGACGCGCGGCGAGGGCGTTCATGTCTGGGATACCGATGGCAACCGTTATCTTGATTGCCTTTCGGCCTATTCCGCCGTCAACCAGGGCCATTGTCATCCAAAAATCCTTGCCGCCATGGTCGAGCAGGCGGGTAGGCTGACGCTCACCTCCCGCGCTTTCCGCAACGACCAGCTCGCCTATCTCTACGAAGAGCTTGCGGCGCTGACCGGCTCGCACAAGATCCTGCCGATGAATTCCGGCGCCGAAGCCGTGGAGACCGCCATCAAAGCAGTGCGCAAATGGGGATACGAGGTCAAGGGCGTGCCGGAAGGCCAGGCGGAGATCATCGTCTGCGCCGACAACTTCCACGGCCGGACGCTGAGCATCATCAGCTTCTCCACCGATCCCGACGCTCGCACCGGCTTCGGCCCCTACACGCCAGGTTTCCGCACCATTCCCTTCGGCGACGCCGAGGCATTCGCGGCCGCGATCAACAGCAATACGGTGGCCGCCCTGATCGAGCCGATCCAAGGCGAAGCTGGTGTCATCATCCCGCCGGCCGGTTATTTCTCCCGCATCCGCGAGCTCTGCACGGCAAACAACGTCACTCTGATCCTCGACGAGATCCAGACCGGCCTCGGCCGCACCGGCAAGCTCTTGGCCGAAGAGCACGAAGGCATCGAGGCCGATGTGACGCTGATCGGCAAGGCACTGTCCGGCGGCTTCTATCCTGTATCCGCCGTCCTTTCGAATTCCGAGGTGCTGGGTGTACTGAAGCCCGGCCAGCACGGCTCGACCTTCGGCGGCAATCCGCTCGCCTGCGCGGTGGCGCGCACCGCGCTGAAGGTTCTCGTCGAAGAGGGCATGATCGAGAATGCCGCTGAGATGGGCGACTATTTCCTCGAAGGCCTGCGGTCGATCCGTTCAAACATCGTCAGGGACGTGCGCGGCCGCGGCCTGATGATGGCGATCGAGCTGGAGCCCGAAGCCGGCGGCGCGCGGCAATATTGCCATGCGCTGAAGGAGCGCGGCCTCCTTGCCAAGGACACCCATGACCATACGATTCGCCTCGCTCCGCCCCTGGTCATCACGAGAGAACAGGTGGATTGGGCGGTCTCACAGATCGAAAAGACCATAGGCTGA
- a CDS encoding chemotaxis protein CheW yields the protein MATINSTSFSGDTLEIIAFRLHDQEFCVKTTTIREIRGWAPSTPIPHAPADVIGVMNLRGSVIPIIDLAYKLGMKSTVANERSAIVVAEVHSMVIGMLVDRVSDILTISSSQVQPVPEVTASFDRAYCEGIIASENGMICFLNLSKMFKENETDDLAA from the coding sequence ATGGCCACGATCAATTCCACTAGCTTCAGCGGCGATACGCTCGAGATCATTGCCTTCCGCCTGCATGATCAGGAATTTTGCGTGAAGACCACGACCATCCGCGAAATCCGCGGCTGGGCGCCGTCGACACCGATCCCGCATGCCCCGGCCGATGTCATCGGCGTCATGAACCTGCGCGGCTCGGTCATTCCGATTATCGATCTCGCCTACAAGCTCGGCATGAAGAGCACCGTCGCCAACGAGCGCAGCGCCATCGTCGTTGCCGAAGTTCACAGCATGGTCATCGGCATGCTGGTCGACCGCGTCTCGGATATCCTCACCATCTCCTCCAGCCAGGTCCAGCCGGTGCCCGAGGTGACCGCCTCTTTCGACCGCGCCTATTGCGAAGGCATCATCGCGTCGGAAAACGGGATGATCTGCTTCCTGAACCTCTCCAAGATGTTCAAGGAAAACGAAACGGACGACCTGGCAGCCTGA
- a CDS encoding formate dehydrogenase subunit delta, protein MSHDTKTKLVYMANQIATFFKSQPANEAAEGVANHINKFWEPRMRRHLFEILEKEENGLDALVLQAAPLIRKPAAETHQIR, encoded by the coding sequence ATGTCGCATGATACCAAGACCAAACTCGTCTATATGGCAAACCAGATCGCCACCTTCTTCAAGAGCCAGCCGGCCAACGAGGCCGCTGAGGGGGTCGCCAATCATATCAACAAATTCTGGGAGCCGCGTATGCGCCGGCATTTGTTCGAAATTCTCGAAAAGGAGGAAAACGGCCTGGATGCCCTCGTGCTGCAGGCCGCTCCCCTCATCCGCAAACCGGCGGCGGAAACACACCAGATCCGGTAA
- the fdhD gene encoding formate dehydrogenase accessory sulfurtransferase FdhD — protein sequence MTFPTTAHAPKTARRNGLMHSGSRIVPEEVPIAFSYGGSSHAVMMATPADLEDFAVGFSLTEGIITERAEISAIEVVAGEQGIDVQVSLVDDVADRLRARRRSMAGPVGCGLCGIESIEQAVRPVPDVSTSPLSLSHADIVRAVSLLNEAQPLHRETRAVHGAAFYRPGRGLVAVREDVGRHNALDKLCGAVIGSGESGDDGAVVVTSRLSVEMVQKAAILGSPVLIAISAPTALAIRAAEEAGMTLVALVRGEDFEIFTHPHRISPGSIADVA from the coding sequence ATGACCTTCCCCACCACCGCTCACGCCCCCAAAACCGCCCGCCGCAACGGCCTCATGCACAGCGGCTCTCGTATCGTGCCGGAAGAAGTGCCGATCGCCTTTTCCTATGGTGGCAGCTCGCATGCGGTGATGATGGCGACGCCCGCCGACCTCGAAGACTTTGCCGTCGGCTTCAGCCTGACCGAAGGAATCATCACCGAGCGGGCGGAGATATCGGCCATCGAGGTCGTTGCGGGCGAGCAGGGAATCGACGTGCAGGTCAGCCTTGTCGACGACGTCGCCGATCGGCTGCGGGCGCGGCGCCGCAGCATGGCGGGGCCGGTCGGCTGCGGGCTCTGTGGCATCGAATCGATCGAACAGGCGGTGCGGCCGGTGCCGGATGTCTCGACATCACCGCTGTCACTCTCGCATGCCGATATCGTGCGCGCCGTTTCGCTTCTGAACGAGGCGCAGCCGCTGCATCGCGAGACGCGGGCGGTGCATGGCGCCGCCTTCTATCGTCCCGGCAGAGGTCTGGTTGCCGTGCGCGAAGATGTCGGCCGGCACAATGCGCTCGACAAGCTCTGCGGCGCCGTCATCGGCTCGGGCGAAAGCGGCGATGATGGCGCCGTCGTCGTCACCAGCCGGCTTTCGGTCGAGATGGTGCAGAAGGCAGCGATCCTCGGCAGCCCCGTGCTTATCGCCATTTCAGCCCCGACGGCTCTCGCCATTCGCGCGGCCGAAGAGGCCGGCATGACGCTCGTCGCCCTGGTGCGCGGCGAGGACTTCGAGATTTTCACCCACCCGCACCGCATCTCGCCCGGAAGCATCGCCGATGTCGCATGA
- the fdhF gene encoding formate dehydrogenase subunit alpha: MSLIHEIDYGTPASKSETMVTLTIDGQQISVPEGTSIMRASMEAGIEVPKLCATDMVDAFGSCRLCLVEIEGRPGTPASCTTPVAANMVVHTQTGRLKDIRRGVMELYISDHPLDCLTCAANGDCQLQDMAGAVGLRDVRYGYEGDNHVKARSNGDINLKWMPKDESNPYFTYDPSKCIVCSLCVRACEEVQGTFALTIEGRGFGSRVSPGMHENFMDSECVSCGACVQACPTATLTEKSVIEIGQPEHSAVTTCAYCGVGCSFKAEMRGEELVRMVPWKDGQANRGHSCVKGRFAYGYSTHKDRILNPMIREKISDPWREVSWDEAFAHVASEFRRIQYQYGRDAIGGITSSRCTNEETYLVQKLVRAGFGNNNVDTCARVCHSPTGYGLGQTFGTSAGTQNFDSVDHSDVVVIIGANPTDGHPVFGSRLKKRLRQGAKLIVIDPRRTDIVRSPHVEASYHLPLKPGTNVAVMTALAHVIVTEGLYDETFIRERCDWSEFEDWAAFVAELQHSPEETEAFTGVPAADLRGAARLYAKGGNGAIYYGLGVTEHSQGSTTVIAIANLAMATGNIGRPGVGVNPLRGQNNVQGSCDMGSFPHELPGYRHISDDATRDIFEKLWGVKINNEPGLRIPNMLDAAVDGSFKGLYVQGEDILQSDPDTKHVAAGLAAMECVVVQDLFLNETANYAHVFLPGSTFLEKDGTFTNAERRINRVRKVMTPRNGYGDWEVTQKLAQAMGLDWNYSHPSEIMDEIAATTPSFALVSYDYLDKLGSVQWPCNEKNPLGSPIMHVNGFVRGKGKFIRTEYVATDERTGPRFPLLLTTGRILSQYNVGAQTRRTENVVWHAEDRLEIHPHDAEQRGVRDGDWVKLMSRSGDTTLRALITDRVAPGVVYTTFHHPNTQVNVITTDYSDWATNCPEYKVTAVQVSPSNGPSDWQMEYDEQARQSRRIAGKLEAAE; encoded by the coding sequence ATGTCTCTCATCCATGAAATCGACTACGGCACTCCCGCTTCGAAATCCGAAACCATGGTGACGCTCACCATTGATGGGCAGCAGATCAGCGTGCCGGAAGGCACCTCCATCATGCGCGCCTCAATGGAAGCCGGCATCGAGGTGCCGAAGCTCTGCGCCACCGACATGGTTGATGCCTTCGGCTCTTGCCGGCTCTGTCTCGTCGAGATCGAGGGCCGCCCTGGCACGCCGGCCTCCTGCACGACGCCGGTCGCGGCAAACATGGTGGTGCACACGCAGACGGGACGATTGAAGGATATCCGCCGCGGCGTGATGGAGCTCTACATTTCCGATCATCCGCTCGACTGTCTCACCTGCGCTGCCAATGGCGATTGCCAGTTGCAGGACATGGCAGGCGCTGTCGGCCTGCGTGACGTGCGCTACGGCTATGAGGGCGACAATCACGTCAAGGCGCGCAGCAACGGCGACATCAATCTGAAATGGATGCCGAAGGACGAGTCCAATCCCTATTTCACCTACGATCCCTCCAAATGCATCGTCTGTTCGCTTTGCGTGCGCGCCTGCGAGGAAGTGCAGGGCACTTTTGCGCTGACGATCGAGGGGCGCGGTTTCGGCTCCCGTGTGTCACCCGGCATGCATGAGAATTTCATGGATTCCGAATGCGTTTCCTGCGGCGCCTGTGTCCAGGCCTGTCCGACGGCGACGCTGACGGAGAAATCGGTGATCGAGATCGGCCAGCCGGAACATTCGGCCGTCACCACCTGCGCCTATTGCGGCGTCGGCTGCTCCTTCAAGGCGGAGATGCGCGGCGAGGAGCTGGTGCGCATGGTCCCGTGGAAGGACGGACAGGCCAATCGCGGCCATTCCTGCGTCAAAGGCCGCTTCGCCTACGGTTATTCCACTCACAAGGACCGCATCCTCAACCCGATGATCCGCGAAAAGATCAGCGACCCCTGGCGGGAGGTGAGCTGGGACGAGGCGTTCGCGCATGTGGCGTCGGAGTTCCGCCGCATCCAGTATCAATATGGCCGCGACGCGATCGGCGGCATCACCTCCTCTCGCTGTACCAATGAGGAAACCTATCTGGTGCAGAAGCTGGTCCGGGCCGGTTTCGGCAATAACAATGTCGATACATGCGCCCGCGTCTGCCATTCGCCAACCGGCTACGGCCTCGGCCAGACGTTCGGCACCTCGGCTGGCACACAGAATTTCGACAGCGTCGATCATTCCGATGTCGTCGTCATCATCGGCGCCAATCCGACCGACGGCCATCCGGTATTCGGTTCGCGGCTGAAGAAGCGGCTGCGCCAGGGCGCCAAGCTTATCGTCATCGATCCGCGCCGTACCGATATCGTCCGGTCGCCACATGTCGAGGCTTCATATCATCTGCCGCTGAAGCCCGGCACCAATGTCGCCGTCATGACGGCGCTGGCGCATGTGATCGTCACCGAAGGGCTTTATGATGAGACCTTCATCCGCGAGCGTTGCGACTGGTCGGAATTCGAGGATTGGGCCGCCTTCGTCGCCGAACTGCAGCACAGCCCTGAAGAGACCGAGGCATTTACCGGCGTGCCAGCGGCGGATCTGCGCGGTGCAGCAAGGCTCTATGCCAAGGGCGGCAATGGCGCGATCTATTACGGCCTCGGCGTTACCGAGCACAGCCAGGGTTCGACCACGGTGATCGCCATTGCCAATCTGGCGATGGCGACCGGCAATATCGGCCGTCCCGGCGTCGGCGTGAACCCGTTGCGCGGCCAGAATAACGTGCAAGGCTCCTGCGACATGGGCTCCTTCCCGCACGAACTGCCCGGCTACCGGCACATTTCCGACGATGCGACGCGCGATATCTTCGAAAAGCTCTGGGGCGTGAAGATCAACAACGAGCCGGGCCTGCGTATTCCCAACATGCTGGACGCGGCGGTCGACGGTTCCTTCAAGGGCCTTTATGTCCAGGGCGAGGACATCCTCCAGTCCGATCCCGATACCAAACATGTCGCAGCAGGCCTTGCGGCAATGGAATGCGTGGTCGTGCAGGATCTCTTCCTCAACGAGACCGCCAATTACGCCCATGTCTTCCTGCCGGGCTCGACCTTCCTCGAGAAGGACGGCACCTTCACCAATGCCGAACGCCGCATCAATCGCGTACGCAAGGTGATGACGCCGCGCAACGGCTATGGCGACTGGGAGGTGACACAGAAGCTTGCTCAGGCCATGGGACTCGACTGGAATTATAGCCATCCGTCGGAGATCATGGACGAAATTGCCGCCACGACGCCGAGTTTTGCCCTGGTGTCCTACGATTACCTCGATAAGCTGGGCTCGGTGCAGTGGCCCTGCAACGAGAAGAACCCGCTCGGCTCGCCGATCATGCATGTCAACGGCTTCGTGCGCGGCAAGGGCAAGTTCATCCGCACCGAATATGTGGCGACCGACGAGCGCACCGGTCCGCGCTTCCCGCTGCTGCTCACCACCGGCCGCATCCTCAGCCAGTACAATGTCGGGGCGCAGACGCGGCGGACCGAAAATGTCGTCTGGCATGCGGAAGACCGGCTGGAAATCCATCCGCACGATGCCGAACAGCGCGGCGTCCGCGATGGCGACTGGGTGAAGCTCATGAGCCGCTCCGGCGACACGACGCTCCGAGCGCTGATCACCGATCGTGTGGCGCCCGGCGTCGTCTATACGACCTTCCATCATCCCAACACGCAGGTAAACGTCATCACCACCGACTATTCCGACTGGGCGACGAACTGCCCGGAATACAAGGTGACGGCGGTGCAGGTTTCGCCTTCCAACGGGCCGAGCGATTGGCAGATGGAATATGACGAGCAGGCACGGCAATCGCGCCGCATCGCCGGCAAGCTGGAGGCTGCGGAGTGA
- a CDS encoding formate dehydrogenase beta subunit, translating to MTVKIYVPRDAAALALGAEKVAKAIAQEIVARGLDAEIVRNGSRGMFWLEPLVEIEVTGKRIGYGPVKAMDVPALFDAGMLSGGGHPLCLGEVEDLPFLKEQTRLTFARCGITDPLSLGDYEAHGGLAGLRRAVSMTPVEIVKEVTDSGLRGRGGAGFPTGIKWKTVLDASGERKYIVCNADEGDSGTFADRMIMEGDPFVLIEGMAIAGLATGATKGFVYTRSEYPHAIAVMSEAIGIARQAGILGPSVLGSGRAFDIEVRTGAGAYVCGEETALLNSLEGKRGIVRAKPPLPAHKGLFDCPTVINNVISLASVPVIMERGAAFYRDFGMGRSRGTIPLQIAGNVRYGGLYETAFGLSLGDIVDRIGGGTRTGRPVKAVQVGGPLGAYFPRALFDTPFDYESFAAKDGLIGHAGIVVFDDTADMLKQARFAMEFCAVESCGKCTPCRIGSTRGVETVDKIARGIEPEKNRVLLGDLCNTMKFGSLCALGGFTPYPVMSAMTHFPEDFVPAPVVEAAE from the coding sequence ATGACTGTCAAGATATATGTTCCGCGCGATGCCGCTGCGCTGGCGCTCGGGGCCGAAAAGGTGGCAAAGGCGATTGCCCAGGAGATCGTCGCCCGCGGCCTCGATGCCGAGATCGTGCGCAACGGCTCGCGCGGAATGTTCTGGCTGGAGCCGCTTGTTGAAATCGAGGTCACCGGCAAGCGCATCGGCTACGGGCCGGTGAAAGCAATGGATGTGCCTGCTCTTTTTGACGCCGGAATGCTCAGCGGCGGCGGCCACCCGCTCTGTCTCGGGGAGGTTGAAGACCTCCCGTTCCTGAAGGAACAGACCCGCCTGACCTTCGCCCGCTGCGGCATCACCGACCCGCTTTCGCTTGGCGATTATGAGGCGCATGGCGGCCTTGCCGGCCTTCGTCGGGCTGTTTCGATGACGCCTGTCGAAATCGTCAAGGAAGTCACGGATTCCGGCCTGCGCGGACGCGGCGGTGCCGGTTTTCCCACCGGCATCAAGTGGAAAACCGTTCTCGATGCCAGCGGCGAACGCAAATATATCGTCTGCAATGCCGATGAGGGCGATAGCGGCACCTTTGCCGACAGGATGATCATGGAGGGCGATCCCTTCGTGCTGATCGAGGGCATGGCGATTGCGGGGCTTGCGACCGGCGCCACGAAGGGGTTCGTCTACACCCGTTCGGAATATCCTCATGCTATCGCGGTGATGAGCGAGGCGATCGGCATCGCCCGGCAGGCCGGCATTCTAGGCCCGTCGGTGCTTGGCTCGGGCCGCGCCTTCGATATCGAGGTGCGCACCGGCGCCGGCGCTTATGTCTGCGGCGAGGAAACGGCCCTCTTGAATAGTCTCGAGGGCAAGCGCGGCATTGTGCGCGCCAAACCGCCGCTGCCGGCGCATAAGGGGCTATTCGACTGTCCGACCGTCATCAACAATGTGATCTCACTGGCTTCGGTGCCTGTCATCATGGAAAGGGGCGCCGCCTTCTACCGCGATTTCGGCATGGGCCGCTCGCGCGGCACCATTCCGCTGCAGATCGCCGGCAATGTCAGATATGGCGGTCTCTACGAAACAGCCTTCGGCCTTTCACTCGGCGATATCGTCGACAGGATCGGTGGCGGCACGAGGACCGGCCGACCGGTCAAGGCCGTGCAGGTCGGCGGACCACTCGGCGCCTATTTCCCGCGGGCGCTGTTCGATACGCCTTTTGACTACGAATCCTTTGCCGCCAAGGACGGGCTCATCGGCCACGCCGGCATTGTCGTCTTCGACGACACGGCCGACATGCTGAAGCAGGCGCGTTTCGCCATGGAATTCTGCGCCGTCGAAAGCTGCGGCAAGTGCACGCCCTGCCGCATCGGCTCGACGCGCGGCGTCGAAACGGTCGACAAGATCGCGCGCGGCATTGAGCCGGAGAAGAACCGGGTGTTGCTCGGCGATCTCTGCAATACCATGAAATTCGGGTCGCTCTGCGCGCTCGGCGGTTTCACGCCCTATCCCGTGATGAGCGCTATGACGCATTTCCCGGAAGATTTTGTGCCGGCACCGGTCGTGGAGGCTGCCGAGTGA
- a CDS encoding formate dehydrogenase subunit gamma, producing the protein MTIHIAEGDIAARTRSIVADLRSLEGPLLPILHQVQQEFGYVPQQALPVIAEELNLSRAEVHGVMTFYHDYRDHPAGRHVLKLCRAEACQSMGGDALAERIKALLGIDFHQTTLDGSVTLEAVYCLGLCACAPSAMLDGEVYGRLDDQLATELVAEARR; encoded by the coding sequence ATGACCATTCATATCGCCGAAGGCGATATCGCAGCGCGCACGCGTTCCATTGTCGCCGACCTTCGCTCCCTTGAAGGGCCGCTGCTTCCCATTCTTCATCAAGTTCAGCAGGAATTCGGCTATGTGCCGCAGCAAGCCCTGCCCGTGATCGCGGAGGAACTGAACCTCTCGCGCGCCGAAGTGCATGGGGTGATGACCTTTTATCACGATTATCGCGATCACCCCGCCGGGCGGCATGTGCTGAAGCTCTGTCGCGCCGAGGCCTGTCAGTCGATGGGCGGCGACGCGCTGGCTGAGCGCATCAAGGCGCTGCTCGGCATCGATTTTCACCAGACGACGCTCGACGGCAGCGTGACGCTGGAGGCGGTCTATTGCCTCGGGCTCTGCGCCTGCGCCCCGTCGGCAATGCTCGACGGCGAGGTTTATGGCCGGCTCGACGATCAACTCGCGACGGAGCTCGTTGCGGAGGCGCGCCGATGA
- a CDS encoding LysR family transcriptional regulator, whose product MIDKLEFFIALANEKHFGRAAEECGISQPTLSAAIRQLEDQLGVMLVQRGSRFQGLTPEGQRVLEWARRIVGDARTMREEMRAARRGLSGHIRLAAIPTALAMLSRITTPFQERHPGVTFSIVSRNSLQVLSMLENLEIDAGITYLENEPLGRVTSVPLYAERYHLITAAGSPLSDRDNVTWKEVGDLRLCLLTADMQNRRIINRHLTEAGATVHPTLESNSMIVLFSHVRTGRWASIMPRNVAKSFGFPIEIRMIPIVEPEAHHLVGLVAPYREPFTPLVSALLHEARVLVRDEEL is encoded by the coding sequence ATGATCGACAAGCTGGAATTTTTCATCGCCCTTGCCAACGAAAAGCATTTCGGCCGTGCCGCGGAGGAGTGCGGGATCTCCCAGCCGACACTCTCGGCCGCCATCCGGCAGCTTGAAGATCAGCTTGGTGTCATGCTGGTGCAGCGCGGCTCGCGGTTTCAGGGGCTGACGCCGGAGGGGCAGCGCGTGCTTGAATGGGCGCGGCGCATCGTCGGCGATGCCCGCACCATGCGGGAAGAGATGCGCGCCGCCCGCCGTGGTCTTTCCGGCCACATCCGCCTCGCTGCCATTCCGACCGCGCTCGCCATGCTTTCGCGCATCACCACGCCCTTTCAGGAACGACATCCGGGAGTGACCTTCTCGATCGTCTCGCGGAACTCGCTGCAGGTGCTGAGCATGCTCGAAAATCTCGAGATCGATGCCGGTATCACCTATCTTGAAAATGAGCCGCTCGGACGTGTCACCAGTGTTCCCCTCTACGCCGAGCGCTATCACCTGATCACGGCTGCGGGCAGCCCGCTGTCCGATCGCGACAACGTGACCTGGAAGGAGGTCGGCGATCTTCGGCTTTGTCTATTGACCGCCGACATGCAGAACCGACGCATCATCAACCGGCACCTGACGGAAGCGGGCGCGACCGTACATCCAACTCTCGAATCCAACTCGATGATCGTGCTGTTCTCGCATGTCAGAACCGGGCGCTGGGCAAGCATCATGCCGCGCAACGTCGCGAAATCATTCGGATTCCCAATAGAAATTCGCATGATTCCGATCGTCGAGCCGGAGGCCCACCATCTGGTCGGCCTCGTCGCGCCCTATCGCGAACCCTTCACGCCGCTCGTGTCGGCCTTGCTGCATGAAGCGCGCGTGCTCGTGCGGGATGAAGAGCTCTGA
- a CDS encoding ArsR/SmtB family transcription factor — MPLPKPEPGMSGQELHKLAGNAREASNLLKALAHQTRLLILCILATEERTVGEIENILGIQQAMVSQQLARLRLEGLVNTRRQGRLVYYRIGNTSVLAFLESLFDLFPAAENN; from the coding sequence ATGCCCTTGCCCAAGCCCGAGCCGGGAATGTCCGGTCAGGAACTGCACAAACTTGCTGGAAACGCTCGTGAGGCCAGCAATCTGCTGAAGGCGCTGGCGCACCAGACCCGACTTCTGATTCTTTGCATACTCGCGACCGAGGAGCGGACGGTGGGTGAAATCGAAAACATTCTCGGCATTCAGCAGGCAATGGTCTCGCAGCAGCTCGCGCGTTTGAGGCTTGAAGGCCTCGTCAATACGCGCCGTCAGGGTAGGCTGGTCTATTACCGTATCGGCAATACAAGCGTGCTTGCCTTCCTTGAATCGTTGTTCGATCTTTTTCCGGCTGCTGAAAACAATTAG